CAGCCATTTCTGCACCAACCGCTGACTTCCAATAAGATTCCTGCTCATTGCTTTCCAACTGCACTCGGGTGAACTGCACCGAGCCGCGGACTAACAAGCGACGTCTAGCATAAGACAAAGAAATATCATTACTTTCTTCCCCTTCATTATCATTCCATGCTGTCTCCGGCAGACGAACAGAATTTCAGACGGTAAACGAAGAGACAAAAATTCTTTCTCCACTGTACGCAACTCGAAGGAAAGAAGTACGCAaagctgaataaaaaaaaatgttgtctcAAAAATCACACTCGACGGGTGGCCAACATAAGGCGCCGTATGTGTTTCACTTAATTGTGGCAATCAATTATCAAATGGCTGCTGTCGGTAGAATGCACCTCGTTCATACTACAGAATGTGCTTTATATGTAGGTCAGTGAAAGAGAGTTATGTCATTGATGCACGAACTGCAGTTGGTCGAgatttttaattcgtttttttttcttttcgttgaaCTGGCTCAAGTtatttcgttctttttctGAGTCGAAGGGTTTgaccgaaaaaagaaagaacaaagtTAATCCAATGTTGGTTATTGGGTCAATGTGTAATCCGATCATGTAACTACTTCTAGAAATTATTTAATCCGACTTAATTTCTGGTTCTCTTCATTAATGTTCTTAAACTCTGtacgtaaataaaacaacataccTATAATATTTGACAccggttttatttcatttccgaTTGGGgataacaaacaaattcaacaacgaaatttaatttttctacttAATCCTACTGCGTGGTGAATGGGCGAAATGGCAAAGTGAAGTGATTGATGCATGTCCTAACACACACAGGACGTCCGATGAGATGAGCGTTGGCTAGTGATTTCCATCCTGAGAAGGGTATGATCCAGTTCCGATCCAGCACTCCAGCACTTTAGTACTGTCGCAGCCGAGCGATGGTGGCATCGAGCGCTTCCAGACTGAAGTCCTTCTGGTCCTTGGGCGGGTTGGCACGGATCTGCTCGAGCGTCTTGAACACGTGCTCGGGAGTTGGTGGCGGCGTCGGCAGATGAGAACCCTGGGGCTGGAATCCGTTCTCGTCGGCTACGTACACAACACGGTACTGCACACCATCCGGTCCGGTGTAAGAGAAGACACCGTTGGCACTGTGAGCTCCGAGACCTTCCTCGTGGGCAGCGATACCGTTGCTCGTCTCGTAGCTATAGCTGTAGTGACCATCGTCCTTCAGCACATTCTCGTACGCTACAATCTGGGCATGAGCGTCCGGGTTTTGGTGTTGCGAGTAGGGCCGATCGAGCGGTCCCGCCACAACGGTGGCCACGAGCAGGGTAGCAGCGAACACGAAACGGAACATGTTAAACAAGGATAGTGGTGCTACGAAACACGCTAATGAATTGTCGACGGTGGCTGATTAGCTGCAACTGATGCTGACAACTGATCCAGTTCCCTAATTTATACTGACTTCCAAAAATTTGCATCGTGCACACACGCCACGCCCCAAGTTGGGTCGGGTTCAGCTCGTTTCAAACCGACACTTCGTGGTTATGGGCGAACGGTTGCAGCTCAAGACTTTCGGTCTGACGCGGTGCCTACCCAGGGCCAAGGTCAAGTGTAAACAATTTTCTCGTGAGAGATACTTTTGCGTGGCAACAGCACGCAATCGAACGCACCGTGAGTAGGtgattgattaaattttcattaacgaATGTCTCCGTAACGTGTTACTCGCTGCTAATCATTATTGAACTGACCGGTTTTGTTGTATTTGGTTGCAGACACATCAACCGACGCACGAAAATCCGTCTCGATCGATTAGAGGATTACGCCAGTGAAGGGTAAAGTCATTTCTCTTCATTCCGCACGGAACACCAGGACGCCCGGTTGATGTCGATGGTGACCATCCCCGCACAAAACAGGTgcataataaattaatgaacTAACTCAACTCAGCTGCACTGCGAGATGCAGAGGCTGTAGGCGAGAAAAATGTCGATGGAATGCCAAACAGACAGGAATGGTGCTTTTTCGGACCGTGTTTGTGTATGGCTAACAAACCTAACGCAGTTGGATACGGCCATCAGGTCCGTACCAAGAAAGGATAAAACCCTATTACCGGCATTAAGGAGACAGGTCAGCAAGCGTGATGGATAAGAATTTCGCCGTTTGTTTGTCATGATTGTGATGTCAGCTTTGAGTGGCTGGATTATGTTCAACACGAAAGATGTGGAGTGGTAAATTTatgcttcatttttatttaaatataaaagtttAGTTAGCAACCATGATTATCaaacttaaaaattaaaatgaattcttccttggaatttcttttttaatttacttatttCATTTGCACAATCAGATTGTAAGGCTATAAATAGCATAAGAAAAATTccaaattgttttttgttttaatttttttgttattttttattcttttttttatttaaaacactttttaagtgaaaagaaacttactgcaacaaatttgcagtaaaatacatcaattcatAAATAAGGatggggaaaattttatattttcacaaacagggtatggaacgaacagggtatgggtcgaataacttctggcacagacatctgacggtatggccgtccaagaagaaaatgtagccattgatgccatctatcgaccacaggttaaagataggcgatccgttgggtaccgaccaagttataggcaaaacttgttgcaaaaatgaggaaaattttacattttctcaaacagggtaaggaacttggttcctcgattaaccTCTgggacagacatctgagggcatggccgtccaagaagaaaatgtagccatttgtgccatctatcgaccacaggttaaagattggcgatccgttggataccgaccgcgttataggcaaaacttgatgcaaaaatgagcgttagGAGATTTAGGAGCCTTGGcaaatttgtagatttttttaatttttgttagtattttttattcttttttaatttaaagcactatttgaatgaaaagaaacttatttcaaccaatcggcattaaaataaatcaatttaaatttttttgcaaaatttctcaaaaaaatcgtaaggggtaagccttacgaaattttcgagttgaaatttttttttaatttttttttttgattttttattattttttgaatttaaagcattatttgagtgaaaggaagttcgtttcaaccaattcgcattaaaatttatcaaattttttatattatacaTTTAGCTTCTTTATAATTGTtgaagtaaaatttaattgaaatcgTCATTTCTGCAGCTTACATTTGGTTTCAAATATTACAATTATATCCGTTATCAATATATCTCGATCAGTGTGGTTTAATCTTTCACAAGCATAAAGCACTCCTCAGCCAAATTCTCTAACAAACGAACAACATAGTTGTCCGATTTAATCACAAATCATCGCTCAAGTCATGTTCTCCACTTTACCATACAGTCAACAAATACTGTCAATTTGAGCTGCACGTATGAAAAGCACCAAGCGCAATAGCCAGTTCCCAAAAGTGTCGGCAGATATATCACACACAGGCCGGCAGCAACTGGATCGACCTTCCTCACCGGCTAATCCAGTGCGCTCCTTTAATCCTCGCTCTTTGTGACAACTTAGACCGACTAATCGGCGCAAAACACATGTCCAACGCGGGGCACTGCAGCCTTCGAGAGTCGTCACCTCTGAGGTCAACCACCGTCCGGCATGCGGGTCCATATGGGTTGGCAAAAATTGGCAATCCTACGGGCTGATTGAACTGATTTCGGCGCATACAAGAGCGCCGACTGGGCTTGGTCTTTACCACTCCACGCAGGACTACGCTACGAGAGGGCGGTCACTTCTATGCGCGGAACCGTCCCACACGCTCACCGACGGGTGTACAAAGACATAATTACAaaccaactaaaaaaaaacacacacaactaaAATCGCAAACTATTGACATTGACCCGGTTGTTGGTATGCGGGTCCTTTCCAACGAGACACACCCGAACATGCGacaagggttcgtcgcttgcacCGGCAGTAAAGTCTTTCTATTGCAAACAGACCGGCAGGTTCAcgccaacaaaaacaaaaaaaaactgcgctACTTTTATGGACAACGGCCGGTCGAATTGGATACACATTTTTGCCGGTTCATGTgctataaattgaaaaagaatggTAATGGCACGCAGCGACAGTTACGAAAGAAAGACAGAGATAGAGAGTGGGAGAAAAGTGttcaaaatgtattttaagtGTCTCGGCCACATTTAATATGAAATGGAAtgctttttattctatttatacAATGATTTGATCGGCACTTTATCTTATCATTACGATCCTTGGCCCTTCTTTACACAGGcggaatgaaacaaacacCTCAACAACAGCTCATTAGTGTCTGTTGCTAGGCAACTCCCCTGCTAGTCGATCGTTTTGGTATAAACCTGATTAATCTTGCGCCCGTATGCGTACATACGTGAGGGTAAACAAATTTCGAAAGGAAGTTTAACGCCGACCACTCCAATTGGTTCACTGCCCAAAACTGACCTCGTCAATCCTTTGGAGCGTTCATGTTAAGTCGAAAACTCCAGCTGATGTAATAATGAGTAAGGATTTGTTGTGCTTTGGACAGATGTTTGGGGGACAATGCTAGTATGTGCGAGTACGAAGGTATATAAAGTCAAACACTACAGTCAAAATGCATCATTCCAAAACGATCCAGCTTTCTTGCAAGTCCAAAAATGTTCCGTTTCGTGTTCGCTGCTACCCTGCTCGTGGCCACCGTTGTGGCGGGACCGCTCGATCGGCCCTACTCGCAACACCAAAACCCGGACGCTCATGCCCAGATTGTAGCGTACGAGAATGTGCTGAAGGACGATGGTCACTACAGCTATAGCTACGAGACGAGCAACGGTATCGCTGCCCACGAGGAAGGTCTCGGAGCTCACAGTGCCAACGGTGCCTTCTCTTACACCGGACCGGATGGTGTGCAGTACCGTGTTGTGTACGTAGCCGACGAGAACGGATTCCAGCCCCAGGGTTCTCATCTGCCGACGCCGCCACCCACTCCCGAGCACGTGTTCAAGACGCTCGAGCAGATCCGTGCCAACCCGCCCAAGGACCAGAAGGACTTCAGTCTGGAAGCGCTCGATGCCACCATCGCTCGGCTGCGACAGTACTAAAGTGCTGGAGTGCTGGATCGGAACTGGATCATACCCTTCTCAGGATGGAAATCACTAGCCAACGCTCATCTCATCGGACGTCCTGTGTGTGTTAGGACATGCATCAATCACTTCACTTTGCCATTTCGCCCATTCACCACGCAGTAGGATTaagtagaaaaattaaatttcgttgttgaatttgtttgttatcCCCAAtcggaaatgaaataaaaccggTGTGAAATATTAGTAGCGGGGCTGTTGAGTACCTCATTCTCGAACCAACGATCGAATCGATCAATGCTCTCTCAAAACCACAAGTTCAGGAGAAAGTGATCCCCACTCGAATTGATGGATCAGTTCCACCATATTTTATTCCTGCAACGCAACCAGCTGAGAGCAACCAATCTCGCGAgaaatgagaaataaaatgAGCTTGGATGCTGACAGCACCCTTATTTATCTGGAGAGAGATTTAAGCTCTCGTCTATTGTGTATGAAGGCAACAATGGTTTGGGGGTGTTGTGTAGTGGATGTTTTGATATTAAAACTTTACTTTCTATTGTTCATACGGCTCGTTGGTCTAGGGGTATGATTCTCGCTTCGGGTGCGAGAGGTCCCGGGTTCAATTCCCGGACGAGCCCTGTTGAAGTTggagttttttgttattatttctcACTGGTCCTTCAGTAATAATCTATTATCAATCTTACATTATATTTCTTTCGAATGGTCAACACACAATCTCTTGTTATATTGTTTCCGAGCAAATGGCGAGgctttaatattttacattgttttacaACGGAAGCATACGATATGGCGTACGCTACCTTTATCTAGCGCTGTATACTTTCATCACACTAATCTGTCGGAGATGTCTTAAAGGACATCCCTGAAAAACCACTGCGACTGGCCTCCCCTAACCAAGGGTAGCGCGCAGTCGGTTCAGGGTAGCATCGAGCGACTCAATATCGGCGCCCTCTGGTGGGTTGGCGCGCATATCCTCCAGCATCTTGATAACGTGATCAGGTGCTGGCGGTTCCGTTGGCAGATGAGCACCCTGCGGCTGGAATCCGTACTCATCGGCAACGTACACAATCTCGTACCGCTGTCCGTCCGGTGCCGTGAAGGCGAAGTTACCGTTCGCGTTCGTGCCATCGTTGCTTGCCTGGGACGCTACGATACCATTGCTCGTCTCGTAGTTGTACGTGTACGAACCGTCCGCATTGATCACCGTGTCCTGAGCCAACGTTTCTGCAATGGACTCATCACCGCCACTGTTGCGGGGCTGAGAACGCTGTGGAAGAGCCACAACCAGCGAAACCACTAGCGATGCAACAATCTgtaattggaaaatttgtaTCATGTATTAGCGTTTCTAAGAGTTAAATACTGTTCTAAAAACTCTTTGAGAATAAAAGTTCATAATGTAGTGAGAGCGTTAACATCTTACTAGGCTTAGACCAAAGAACTTTATTTCTTCAAGCAGAATGGGCTTTATTCCATAAAGCACATTATTAGTTCACGGACATTAGAACATCTTATATTTCGCACTATTTTGTTAACACTGTTTGACTAGCTCCCCCTTTTTACCAAGATATACCGCTTTATTCACAACACTGGCCCGCTACTCCGCCGATTGTTGCGGTCAGCTTTTGCGAGGAAGTTAGTCGCATTTTCTTTAGCGAATGAAGCGGCAGCAGTGACGAGAAAAAATGCGAATTACTTCATCACAAAATCAGTACCCTACGATATGCTGGAACGTGAACTGGTCGTGCTCCATAGAAAAAGGAGTTATCGAGTTAACAACTCATCTTCATTCTACATTATTTAATTCACTACGCGTATGTTCCCTCTCATACGCAGTTGTAGTTAGAACATCACTTTAGAACAACAAGGATCGCCCACAAGAAACTCACCAATTTTCGGAACATTTTGCTTCGTTTACTTCAACACTCAATTACGCTTCCACGCCTACACCGAAACAATATACTTCAGCACCAGATCAGAGCAGATCGACAGGTATGTTGTGCTGGAAAGGTCTTGAAACCAACTGGTACGATAACGGTACGATTGGATACGCTTTATATAATCAGAAATCGTTTTGTTCGCGTACACCGACCACGATCGCCGAGTCGTCTTTCGTCCTCGAAATGGACGATCTGTGGCAAGGATTTGAGCTTGCAAAATTCCAACTTGTTGCTATCCCGCTTCCATCGCTGCGCCAAACAAGTTCGTTCATCCTAGAAGTGAAGATGCCTGGTAAACGCTCCAATGTTCCAATGGAGAAGCTTCGTTTTGGTATGATCTGTCaccacattttttttgttttgaacatTTTGGTGCAATATacaaaggagagaaaaaagctgTCTGCATTAAATTATTCCAAAAGCTACATTTCATCGGCTTCTTGGGGTGACTATTTTTCGTCTATCTCTTCAAGGTTTGCCAGCTCCCATTACTAGATAACGTGAAGAAGCATCTTCCACCaactctctctcgctctctttctctctcttaatCTCGATATGGTTCCTTCCCTTTCGTACACCACCATTCCATTAGTTTAGACTACTTGTATACGGTTGTCATTCAGCGGTACCAAGGTGGGCTGATTTAAATACCGTCTTGGCACATCTTCACAGATCGTTCGAAACGATGAATGATTTCTTCGCTGGAAGATATCATTGGGGTTCGTCCAATTTTGGCATTTTGGTGCGTTTCGAAGCAGGTTCCTATTCGCACAACAAAAGCGCATACCTGTTGACCGTGACCAGAGGATCTAGGACCACGAGGAAATTATACTTTGCACCAGCCGGTCTGGCAGATGTCGtggtttgagaaaaaaatacccagCCACATTAACGATGCTTTTGAATAGCGAATTTGAACGatcaaaaaatagaaatgcaTCGTTAGATTAAACAGAATAAATATCAATAAGATAGCCAAAGGTGGACAAGAACATcattcatgaaaaaaaaacctttgatAATTgtgaattagaaaaaaaatcataagaatGAGAAGAAAATACGAACtcgtgaaaaataatgaagaaataGTTCATTGACAAAGATGCCCTCAAAGAACATTGCGGACAGGGTTGTTCGCTGTCATTCGTATGTCATGACCTGCCCGAAACTCATACAGCTTGTCGTTATAGTGGCTCCTCTATTGTCCTTGTACATATACTCTTAACTTCAACATTCGCAGGTAATCTACCCACTAATATAAAGGAGTGCTATCCAACATCAAGATAAATAACAAAAGTGATCACTACGCAATATTCACCTTTACAAATAGACCATCGTCGAGAGCCTCGACAAAACTTTCCTCCTTGTTTATTATAatacttcttttttgcttcgacaaaaattaaattgatttcaataTTAGCGCATCTTCATAATAACCGACTAACGATCGGATGCTTTAAACTGCTTCCATGTAcagcaataaaaaagtttattcaaCAAAACTACTTCCCGGTTCCAAATGATAAGACCATTAAATTGTCGTCCAACAGTGCAGACTTTGCAACAATATCCAAAACGGACACTCCTTCCCGGTTGATCGATGGATGTGCATAATTATGTAAATCCAAACCAGATTGTGTGCCAAATGATGATCTCCTCCCAACGAACGACCTTGAGGAAATGTATTTTGAGAAAAGAAACGTCACTATACTGTTCACTTCCTACATCAACCCGCGTATCGAATGCTTAGTTTCGTTCGTTAACCAGCTTAAGGTAAAGCAGCGTGTTAGCTCAATCGTACCACAATCAGCTTGATCGTAGCACAAGTTACCGGGAGATAAAACTCACCGTAAAGCTTGTTGGAGTGCGCCTTATCAAGGAACTGGTGGAAACAACCAGATCGAGTAGCATTTCCTTACCGCATCGGTGAACCAGTCAAGTCATTGTCAAGCGTCACACAAATAGACCAGTTTAATGGAAAACTTGGAACATGATACGGCTATGCTTGCAAGGGCTTTGCAAGCAGGGAAAGGTGGTTTAGagattattataaattattcagATAAATAAACATGACGTTTCATATATCTTGTCCCGTAGTTCAGGGACATAAAGCGTCGTTCGACGATGCTTGtctcgatgtttttttttgcacaccaacaaaacaaacctacCATTGGACGGCACGGCACCGCTGGCGGCGGGAAAATCGGTCACTGTTACGATGGATGCACCCGATAAGGGATGGATGATAAATTTTACTCGATTTGAAGCAGCTGATAAGACGAaacgcttttttttactgcttcgGAATGGTATTGATTCCCTTTTATTCCCACAGCCAGAAACTGTGTCGTGACATGTTGATAGAgtgtttttcctcccttcttTCTGTGGGTGGAGAAGCAAACATAATGTAGACACTTTTGCTGAgggaaaataacaaatttgtaGTAATCAAATTGCATTGCTTAAATCAATGCATAATTGCATTGCTTCACTTAAACATAACTTCATTCCGAGCCGGTAATAGTCAGCTCGGTTCTGTCTCGTTACGGGTCAGTATGCAATTTCCAACGACAACGACGCATTGATTTATCGCAACTTTCACCTCACTGCACGCGACATTCGGCAGAAGGCGGTAgaagcaatcggttgcaaCACCTGGGGGCGTTTGAAGGGGTCAACATGAAGACCGCTGGCATTACATTGAACTCGCTTACAAGCGTTTACCATGCGCCTTGCCGTACGTCCGAATTGTTGGCGGTTGACGCTTGCATACGAATTCCAGATGCAAGACAGAAACATTCCTGCTGTGCTTTTGCCAGGGTTCGGCTCGGGCTTCCATTCAGGTCATATGTTATTTATGAGTTCTCGAGGAATTATATTACAAACTAATGTTATAGATTTTCTCAATACAGTATTTGtgcattcttttattttatatatttaagtATTAAGTAAACTTTACTTTCGCATCGAATTTACAAATATTATGTTATTGTGTTAAATTTAAGGTTTCAAGaacataatttgaaaatttcagaCTAATATACCGACAAAGATCGAAATCGTTTTCGAGAAACACAAACGTTTCTCCATGAATTTCTCAGCGACCTGAGAACTGCTTACAGTGAAATTGGTCATGGAATTTCATTGGATGAGTAAAGAATAGATGCTCTTAACCAGGGATCATCAGAAGCCCAAAAACTGAACGGAAGGATGGGTTAAAGATGGAATTCCTATCGCGAATTCGACGTCAGATGACATCCAGCGGTAaggaacgaaagaagaaaagtaacATCGAACATATataagtttaaatatttatgaacacAATGTAGAAAGGATTTTCTCTCCAATTTCGTGGATAAACGGTTTGTACAGTTTAGtgcttaaaacaaacacattatcCCCCAAAAGCTTAACAGCTAATCCTTGCAAATTAATCTAAAACCCCCATACTAAAACCAGATCAAATTCACCTTACACTAAATCACTTTGCTCGTGCACTGTAATCATGGAGTTTTTGTGGGTGGCCAACAAGATAATTTGCACACAATcgtgtgaagaaaaaagtaatccGTTACCCTCCACTGTATGCTTAAAACAGTAAACCAGACAAGCTGCAGCAAGCAAACGTTAAGTTGTGGGGGTTAGAAAAATGCTTTGCTTATTTCGGTCAAGGTCAATTTTTGGGCTGGCAGTGTGTCGTTTTGGATTGTGAAACGTTCGACACTGCAGAAGGCGGCAAGGCATGCATGACCATATTTTGTTCGACATCAGATTCGCGTTTTTATTACTTGTTTGCTGCGATAGATATGCTAAATTATGCGCAAACCTTTTTCCGTTCGGTGCAAAGAAAGGCTCATGCCGGTGTTTGTGGCCAAAAGGAAGCACAGGTTTTTGGCAAGTTGGCTCATCCCCTACGGGCACAGGTTTTCGCGTTAGATTTTCGCGAATTGGCAGATTCGGCAGTGGGCTGTCTTCACATCTGCCCAATAACCTTACGAGCCCAACAGCGTAAACAGCGCtttgtgaaagtttttcaCTCCACTTTTCGGTAGATTAGTGCCTCCGTTTATTTGACGTTCTGTCTGTTCGCTCACATACGCCGCCCACCCTTAGCGTCTATTGTACCGGGTGGTCATACTCAGTCCGATCagcttcatttttaaattgattacaaTTCCCACTACACGCCACACCGTTGGACTCCACGCACACGGCGGGCAACAGCTTCGAACGTATCGAACTCGTTCAATTTCGATCGGGTGCTAAGGCACAACTTTTCACTTTCGCTTTAGGTACCGCCAGCTGGACGTCCTACGTCGCGGGAAGGTGAGCAGTTGATCGAACGGGCGAAAGCCTTTCTGGTGTGCGTATGCACTCGTTCGTTTTCAATCCTGCGTCATTCGTCATCCACCCGCAGGCTGATGGACGTGGGCCTGGGACGTCCTCTGTTCCCAAATGCCGCCTGCGAAGGAGCTGATCTTTCACCGACAAACTCGACGACTTAATCAATTCGTTACGTGCCCGCTGGGTTTGGCAAAGAAGGAAGCATGCTGGACTATAGGTTGGATGAAGCTTATGTACATTTTGCAGACAAAACAGTTTATTTAAAGATTATTAGGATTTAATATAATGTTTATCATTGTCAAATACTTAAGCCactatgtaaaaaaatcataattgtAGTAAGATTTGGAATTGTAAAATGCGATTTCTAAATTGGAATGTTTGACGgattaataattaatacaaatatttaccatattttttttgtaaaagcaaCATATATGATGATAATagagctttaaaaaaaacgttattttatagcaatcaaatagtttcattttaaatgattaCAATTACGCACAAATGTATCATAGTGTGGCTCATCTCGTACGTCTTCACGATGAAAATGGGATGAACAGCCAAATCCGGGAGCTGGTAATAGATTACTTAGCCGCAGGAGGTCACTTTTCACGCTGCTTCACGCCTTAAAGGCACACAAAATGGCAACGGATACGTGGGTCTCGGCAAATAGCTTTCGATGATGTTTTTAGATTGTACCAGTGAACTCAGTTTCAATCAGTTAGAAGTATG
The DNA window shown above is from Anopheles funestus chromosome 3RL, idAnoFuneDA-416_04, whole genome shotgun sequence and carries:
- the LOC125769752 gene encoding cuticle protein AMP1B-like codes for the protein MFRKLIVASLVVSLVVALPQRSQPRNSGGDESIAETLAQDTVINADGSYTYNYETSNGIVASQASNDGTNANGNFAFTAPDGQRYEIVYVADEYGFQPQGAHLPTEPPAPDHVIKMLEDMRANPPEGADIESLDATLNRLRATLG
- the LOC125769750 gene encoding cuticle protein CP14.6-like, giving the protein MFRFVFAATLLVATVVAGPLDRPYSQHQNPDAHAQIVAYENVLKDDGHYSYSYETSNGIAAHEEGLGAHSANGVFSYTGPDGVQYRVVYVADENGFQPQGSHLPTPPPTPEHVFKTLEQIRANPPKDQKDFSLEALDATIARLRQY
- the LOC125769751 gene encoding cuticle protein CP14.6-like; the encoded protein is MFRFVFAATLLVATVVAGPLDRPYSQHQNPDAHAQIVAYENVLKDDGHYSYSYETSNGIAAHEEGLGAHSANGAFSYTGPDGVQYRVVYVADENGFQPQGSHLPTPPPTPEHVFKTLEQIRANPPKDQKDFSLEALDATIARLRQY